Proteins from a single region of Cytophagaceae bacterium:
- a CDS encoding glycosyltransferase family 2 protein, giving the protein MYLNKKVVVVLPAYNASATLEITYNEIPFDIVDEVVLVDDASKDSTVEVGKKLGIKHIISHENNQGYGGNQKSCYNKALELGGDIVIMLHPDYQYTPKLIRSIVSIMGEGLYPVVIASRILGKGALKGGMPMYKYIANRFLTFTQNLIINQKLSEYHTGYRAFSGEVLRSINFMANSDDFVFDNQMLCQIFYKNFEIAEITCPTKYFEEASSINFKRSTIYGLGCLKASVQYWLQRKGLAKYEIFK; this is encoded by the coding sequence ATGTACCTCAACAAAAAAGTAGTAGTAGTATTGCCAGCTTATAATGCTTCAGCCACACTAGAAATCACATATAATGAAATTCCATTTGATATTGTTGATGAGGTAGTTTTAGTTGACGATGCCTCTAAAGACTCAACCGTGGAAGTAGGAAAGAAATTGGGGATTAAGCATATTATATCGCATGAAAATAACCAGGGTTACGGGGGTAACCAAAAAAGCTGCTACAATAAGGCCCTTGAACTGGGCGGGGATATTGTTATAATGTTACACCCAGATTATCAATATACACCAAAATTAATCAGGTCAATAGTTTCCATCATGGGAGAGGGTCTGTATCCGGTAGTTATTGCATCAAGAATTTTGGGTAAAGGTGCCTTGAAAGGTGGTATGCCAATGTATAAGTATATTGCCAATAGGTTTTTGACTTTTACACAAAACCTCATCATCAACCAGAAACTATCAGAATACCATACAGGTTATCGTGCGTTTTCGGGAGAGGTTTTGAGGAGTATAAATTTTATGGCCAATTCTGATGACTTTGTGTTTGATAATCAGATGCTCTGTCAGATTTTTTATAAAAACTTCGAGATTGCAGAAATTACTTGTCCGACCAAATACTTCGAAGAGGCATCTTCAATCAATTTCAAAAGAAGTACAATTTATGGTTTGGGCTGTCTGAAAGCTTCAGTGCAATATTGGCTTCAAAGAAAAGGATTGGCCAAGTACGAGATTTTCAAATAA
- a CDS encoding FAD-dependent oxidoreductase, with the protein MAKIVVLGAGIAGHVAASHLRRKLNKQHQVVVVSPNSNYQWIPSNIWVGVGRMKPEDVYFPLAPLYARKNIDFIQAKVVDFYPEGDKDSEKPFVTAEYVLGEKKGQVIKVNYDYLINATGPKLNFEGTEGLNPGTNRAYSVCTYSHAAHAWEGLEALIARMKKGEKTKILIGTGHARATCQGAAFEYILNVEQDLRMHKVRDMAEITWISNEYKLGDFGIDGMTMGTGKNQMTSHEMIEMFFEDRGIKWILGAGINKVEDGVAHYETLDGDYKSENFDFGMLIPAFAGHGFKAYDKTGIDVTDKLFKGFMIVDADYTPKPYEEWTVQDWPETYQNPSYKNIFAPGIAFAPPHAISKPRKSKNGTEIYPSPPRTGMPSGITAKLVADNIIDLINHGDKELHHKGSLGHMGAACIASAGFGIFDGSAVSITTYPIVPDYKKYPETGRVQSKTFGEIGLAGHWLKLALHYAFLYKAKMKPFWWLIPE; encoded by the coding sequence ATGGCAAAAATCGTCGTTTTGGGTGCGGGTATTGCAGGACATGTTGCTGCGTCCCATTTAAGAAGAAAATTAAACAAACAACATCAGGTAGTTGTAGTTTCTCCAAATTCTAACTACCAATGGATTCCATCCAATATTTGGGTAGGGGTTGGTAGAATGAAACCGGAGGATGTGTATTTCCCATTGGCACCTCTTTATGCCAGAAAAAACATAGATTTTATCCAGGCAAAAGTTGTTGACTTCTATCCCGAAGGCGATAAGGATTCAGAAAAACCTTTTGTTACTGCGGAATATGTCTTAGGAGAAAAAAAAGGACAGGTTATCAAAGTTAACTATGACTATCTGATCAATGCAACAGGCCCAAAACTCAATTTTGAAGGTACCGAAGGTCTTAATCCTGGCACCAACAGAGCTTATTCTGTATGTACCTATTCACATGCTGCACATGCCTGGGAAGGTTTGGAAGCTCTTATAGCCAGAATGAAAAAAGGTGAGAAAACCAAAATTTTGATTGGTACAGGACATGCGAGAGCTACCTGCCAGGGTGCTGCATTTGAATACATTCTGAATGTTGAACAGGATCTGAGAATGCATAAAGTAAGAGATATGGCCGAAATAACCTGGATTTCGAATGAATACAAATTGGGCGATTTCGGTATTGACGGTATGACAATGGGCACAGGTAAAAATCAAATGACCTCCCACGAGATGATAGAGATGTTTTTTGAAGACCGGGGAATAAAATGGATACTTGGGGCCGGAATCAATAAAGTTGAAGATGGAGTTGCTCATTATGAAACACTTGACGGAGATTATAAATCTGAAAATTTTGATTTTGGCATGTTGATTCCTGCATTTGCAGGTCATGGTTTTAAAGCCTACGATAAAACCGGAATTGATGTCACTGATAAACTTTTCAAGGGTTTTATGATAGTTGATGCGGACTATACTCCGAAACCATATGAAGAATGGACAGTACAAGACTGGCCGGAAACCTACCAAAACCCTTCCTATAAAAATATTTTCGCTCCGGGAATTGCATTTGCACCGCCTCATGCAATTTCTAAGCCACGAAAAAGCAAAAATGGTACTGAAATTTATCCTTCTCCACCCCGAACCGGTATGCCATCGGGTATTACTGCCAAGCTGGTTGCCGATAATATTATAGATTTGATAAATCATGGCGATAAAGAGCTGCACCATAAAGGCTCACTTGGGCACATGGGGGCGGCATGTATCGCTTCGGCAGGCTTTGGAATTTTTGATGGAAGTGCCGTTAGTATTACCACTTATCCAATCGTTCCTGATTATAAAAAATATCCTGAAACTGGTCGGGTTCAGTCAAAAACCTTCGGGGAAATTGGACTGGCAGGGCACTGGCTCAAACTAGCATTACACTACGCGTTTTTATACAAAGCTAAAATGAAACCTTTCTGGTGGTTAATCCCTGAATAA
- a CDS encoding TonB-dependent receptor — MRKIFIFLIAMAIGTIANAQTLTLTILDKTTGKPVEKVSYYADNQSGVSNEKGEIILPATDIKFLKLSHISYGNHTFTGKVLKEMLSSGKILFTENVLTTLNSISVYALKERNPKASISLQNADWVHHDAGSVLKQIPGFDAIKKSPAFGFDPTFRGFKLDQLNIVNDGCMCATAACPNRMDPPTSQIAINQIQEIEVIKGPHSFRFGPGMGAVVNFKMLDPEFSSGLTQFGRITGGYESNGGVYRTEGQIGLRGKRISTSLNGSYSKGGDYKAGNDSLVQADFSRGTFGIITDIETAKNQVLSINVNRNFARNTDFPVLMMDLLTDDTWMTQGKYKISRDNHWFKEWTTQVSAGIVDHLMGNKLRNNASMLAQTDANTKTINARTEFLIEKAKSKFFVGADTKYETISGNRTREMLMGPNKGKTFTDYIWQDGEVSRYGVFADSYHQFGKNTLSVAARVDQVTGNARTPAETFMKNYTTLKNSDINVSASIGISTKLTETLTAGAWLGRGVRSANISERFINYLAIGKDPYEMLGNPDLKPENNNQLDLNLTYKTVSTILSFSGYYSIVSDFISSKIEPTLKPLMTAPGVRRYINIDKATLYGFEANWSQRYAKLLTQQFTLAYTYGENHTDKMPLPEISPMNLRYTLEADLLNSRLQPYASLRYSFKQDRIATNFGEVATDAFKVVDFGLKAAPIHNLQTTLSLTNAFNENYREHLSRFISVGKPLLSQGRSFVVNISYLF; from the coding sequence ATGAGAAAAATATTTATTTTCCTGATAGCTATGGCTATTGGAACTATTGCCAATGCACAAACCTTGACACTTACTATACTAGATAAAACCACTGGTAAACCTGTTGAAAAAGTATCTTATTACGCTGATAACCAATCTGGAGTATCTAACGAAAAAGGTGAGATTATACTTCCGGCGACTGATATTAAGTTTTTGAAACTTTCACACATCAGCTATGGTAATCATACTTTTACCGGAAAAGTACTAAAAGAAATGCTTTCATCCGGAAAAATCCTTTTCACCGAAAACGTTTTAACTACCTTGAATTCGATTTCGGTTTATGCCTTAAAAGAACGCAATCCCAAAGCATCCATCAGTCTTCAAAATGCCGACTGGGTGCATCACGATGCAGGATCGGTTCTGAAACAAATCCCGGGATTTGATGCCATCAAAAAAAGTCCGGCATTTGGTTTTGACCCTACTTTCAGGGGCTTCAAACTCGACCAGCTCAATATCGTTAACGATGGCTGTATGTGTGCTACTGCGGCTTGTCCCAATCGCATGGATCCACCTACCAGTCAAATTGCCATCAACCAAATTCAGGAAATTGAAGTCATAAAAGGGCCTCATTCTTTCCGTTTTGGCCCGGGAATGGGTGCGGTTGTAAATTTCAAAATGCTTGACCCGGAGTTTTCATCTGGCTTAACTCAATTCGGCAGGATTACTGGTGGCTATGAATCCAACGGTGGTGTGTATAGGACTGAAGGCCAAATTGGCTTGAGAGGGAAAAGAATTTCTACTTCACTCAATGGCTCCTACTCAAAAGGCGGTGATTATAAAGCCGGAAACGACTCTCTGGTGCAAGCTGACTTCTCCCGAGGCACATTTGGTATCATCACAGATATTGAAACAGCTAAAAATCAAGTGCTCAGCATCAATGTAAACCGCAATTTTGCAAGAAATACAGACTTCCCGGTTTTGATGATGGACCTGCTCACCGATGACACCTGGATGACTCAGGGTAAATACAAAATTAGCCGTGATAACCATTGGTTTAAAGAATGGACCACCCAGGTTTCTGCAGGAATTGTGGATCACCTTATGGGAAATAAACTACGTAATAATGCAAGTATGCTGGCTCAAACCGATGCCAATACCAAAACCATTAATGCCCGTACAGAATTTCTGATTGAAAAAGCAAAGTCTAAATTCTTTGTTGGAGCCGATACCAAATATGAAACCATTTCAGGAAATCGTACCCGTGAAATGCTGATGGGGCCAAATAAAGGTAAAACTTTTACGGACTATATTTGGCAAGATGGTGAAGTAAGCCGTTATGGAGTATTTGCTGACTCCTACCATCAATTTGGCAAAAACACCTTGAGTGTAGCTGCACGTGTTGATCAGGTAACCGGAAATGCCCGTACCCCTGCAGAGACTTTTATGAAAAACTACACTACGCTAAAAAATTCTGATATTAATGTGAGTGCAAGTATAGGTATCAGTACCAAACTTACAGAAACCCTGACCGCAGGTGCATGGTTGGGCAGAGGAGTAAGGTCAGCAAATATTTCAGAAAGGTTCATAAATTATCTGGCTATAGGTAAAGACCCCTATGAAATGTTGGGAAATCCTGATTTAAAACCTGAAAATAATAATCAGCTGGACTTAAATCTTACTTACAAAACTGTTTCAACGATTCTTTCTTTTTCCGGGTATTATTCTATTGTTAGTGATTTTATTTCTTCGAAAATAGAACCTACGCTTAAACCTTTAATGACCGCTCCGGGAGTAAGAAGATATATCAATATCGACAAAGCAACTCTTTATGGCTTTGAGGCCAACTGGAGCCAGAGGTATGCCAAACTTTTGACACAGCAATTTACACTTGCTTATACTTATGGAGAAAATCATACCGACAAAATGCCTCTTCCCGAAATCTCTCCAATGAATCTGAGATATACACTGGAAGCCGATCTGTTGAATAGCAGACTTCAGCCTTATGCTTCTTTGAGATATTCATTTAAGCAGGACAGAATCGCAACCAATTTCGGTGAAGTAGCAACAGATGCATTTAAAGTTGTTGATTTCGGTCTTAAAGCAGCACCGATACATAACCTTCAAACCACGCTTTCTCTCACCAACGCTTTCAATGAAAACTACCGTGAGCATTTAAGCCGATTTATTTCTGTGGGTAAACCATTACTTTCACAAGGAAGGTCTTTTGTGGTCAATATTTCTTATTTGTTCTGA